In Microbacterium lushaniae, the following are encoded in one genomic region:
- a CDS encoding sugar ABC transporter ATP-binding protein translates to MIKDDHPSALLEVRGATKSFAGVAALKGVDLNVRPGEVHCILGQNGAGKSTLIKLLAGVHRPDDGTIVWQGEDVEIPDPEAALRLGIATMYQELDIVDGLTVAENVFLGHEIGRAGFTRRADAAARTRELLARLGHPNMSPHTEAGELSAAGKQIVSMARALSHDIRLIVMDEPSAVLDTEEVKNLFHVVRELTSAGIAVIYITHRLEEIRQIGDRITVLKDGRSTASGLPVADTPTTELIRLMTGRAVANVFPARVPVPPDAPTVLQVSELALAGVFEDVSFSVRAGEVVGLAGLVGSGRSEILETVYGARRATAGSVQVAGRTLRAGSVTAAVRAGVGLAPEERKSQGLLLDQPLFVNVTLSSLSRYARAGFLDERAERRAAREQIEALELRPADPDRPAATLSGGNQQKILLARWLVHGTQVLLLDEPTRGVDVGARAEIYALIRALSAAGNAIVVVSSEIEEVLGLADTVLVIAEGRVLQTVPASHIDEHGVLDLVMKGAAA, encoded by the coding sequence GTGATCAAAGATGACCACCCATCGGCATTACTCGAAGTGCGGGGGGCGACCAAGTCGTTCGCCGGCGTCGCGGCGCTGAAAGGGGTCGACCTGAACGTCCGCCCCGGGGAGGTGCACTGCATCCTCGGCCAGAACGGCGCCGGCAAGTCCACCCTCATCAAGCTGCTCGCCGGAGTGCACCGACCCGACGACGGCACGATCGTGTGGCAGGGCGAAGACGTCGAGATCCCCGACCCCGAAGCCGCACTGCGCCTGGGCATCGCGACGATGTACCAGGAACTCGACATCGTCGACGGCCTGACGGTCGCCGAGAACGTCTTCCTCGGCCACGAGATCGGGCGCGCGGGCTTCACGCGCCGTGCCGACGCCGCCGCGCGCACGCGCGAGCTGCTGGCCCGGCTCGGGCACCCGAACATGTCGCCGCACACCGAGGCCGGCGAGCTCAGCGCCGCCGGCAAGCAGATCGTGAGCATGGCGCGGGCGCTGTCGCATGACATCCGGCTCATCGTGATGGACGAGCCCTCGGCGGTGCTCGACACCGAGGAGGTCAAGAACCTCTTCCACGTCGTGCGCGAGCTGACCTCCGCGGGCATCGCGGTGATCTACATCACGCACCGGCTCGAGGAGATCCGGCAGATCGGCGATCGCATCACGGTGCTCAAGGACGGCCGGTCCACCGCATCCGGTCTCCCGGTGGCCGATACGCCGACGACCGAACTCATCCGCCTCATGACCGGACGCGCGGTGGCGAACGTCTTCCCCGCGCGCGTCCCGGTACCGCCGGATGCCCCCACGGTGCTGCAGGTGAGCGAGCTCGCCCTGGCGGGCGTCTTCGAGGACGTGTCGTTCTCGGTGCGTGCCGGGGAGGTGGTGGGGCTCGCGGGCCTCGTCGGCTCGGGCCGCTCGGAGATCCTGGAGACCGTGTACGGGGCGAGGCGGGCCACCGCCGGCAGTGTGCAGGTGGCGGGCCGGACGCTGCGTGCGGGGTCGGTGACCGCCGCCGTGAGGGCGGGCGTCGGCCTGGCGCCGGAAGAGCGCAAGAGCCAGGGGCTGCTCCTGGACCAGCCGCTCTTCGTCAACGTGACCCTCTCCTCCCTCAGCCGGTACGCGCGGGCCGGCTTCCTCGATGAGCGGGCGGAGCGCCGGGCGGCGCGCGAGCAGATCGAGGCGCTCGAACTGCGCCCCGCCGACCCCGACCGCCCGGCGGCGACCCTCTCCGGCGGCAACCAGCAGAAGATCCTGCTGGCCCGCTGGCTCGTCCACGGCACACAGGTGCTGCTGCTGGACGAGCCGACGCGCGGCGTCGACGTCGGAGCGCGCGCCGAGATCTACGCGCTCATCCGGGCGCTCTCCGCAGCCGGCAACGCCATCGTCGTGGTCTCCAGCGAGATCGAAGAGGTGCTCGGACTCGCCGACACCGTGCTCGTCATCGCCGAGGGGCGCGTGCTCCAGACCGTACCGGCGTCCCACATCGACGAGCACGGTGTGCTCGACCTCGTCATGAAAGGAGCTGCCGCGTGA
- a CDS encoding substrate-binding domain-containing protein — MHSLRTARSRALLFGGAALAVVALLAGCTQGAEEADVVDQGTTSEENAEEGDTVTIGFSGPAADHGWLGAINSGALAAAESFPDVDLQVAEGTNDVTAQIAAVETFINDGVDAIVLLPSDGAALTEVAIKAMEAGIPVVNVDREFSSPFAARTTVLGDNYGMGVSAGTYICEQLDGNTDAVVAEIAGIDSLPLTQDRSQGFADALEDCGLEVGPRVAADFTVQGGESAASQLLSANPQIDAIWNHDDDQGIGVLAAIDSAGRDEFFMIGGAGSRNAMEAIEADDTVLKATVIYPSTQAADGIALARLIAQGKTAGDLITPSVPNRVVLDAPVVTKDNVSEFIDLAFES, encoded by the coding sequence ATGCATTCACTGCGCACTGCGCGCTCCCGCGCACTGCTGTTCGGCGGCGCCGCCCTCGCGGTCGTCGCACTTCTGGCCGGCTGCACCCAGGGTGCCGAGGAGGCCGATGTCGTCGACCAGGGCACCACGAGCGAGGAGAACGCCGAAGAGGGCGACACCGTCACGATCGGTTTCTCCGGACCCGCCGCCGACCACGGCTGGCTCGGCGCCATCAACTCCGGCGCGCTGGCGGCGGCGGAGAGTTTCCCCGACGTGGATCTGCAGGTGGCCGAGGGGACGAACGACGTCACGGCCCAGATCGCGGCGGTGGAGACGTTCATCAACGACGGCGTGGACGCCATCGTGCTGCTGCCCAGCGACGGTGCGGCGCTCACCGAAGTGGCCATCAAGGCCATGGAGGCGGGGATCCCGGTCGTCAACGTCGACCGGGAGTTCTCCAGCCCGTTCGCCGCGCGGACGACGGTGCTCGGGGACAACTACGGCATGGGGGTCAGCGCCGGCACCTACATCTGCGAACAGCTCGACGGAAACACCGACGCCGTCGTCGCCGAGATCGCCGGCATCGACTCGCTGCCGCTGACGCAGGACCGCTCCCAAGGATTCGCGGACGCGCTGGAGGACTGCGGCCTCGAGGTCGGCCCCCGCGTCGCCGCCGACTTCACGGTGCAGGGCGGTGAGAGCGCGGCATCCCAGCTGCTGTCGGCCAACCCGCAGATCGACGCCATCTGGAACCACGACGACGACCAGGGGATCGGTGTGCTGGCGGCGATCGATTCGGCCGGCCGGGACGAGTTCTTCATGATCGGCGGCGCCGGCTCCCGCAACGCGATGGAGGCCATCGAGGCGGACGACACCGTGCTGAAGGCGACGGTCATCTACCCCTCGACGCAGGCTGCGGACGGTATCGCCCTCGCCCGGCTGATCGCGCAGGGGAAGACCG